One Fibrobacter sp. UWB2 DNA window includes the following coding sequences:
- a CDS encoding glycoside hydrolase family 30 beta sandwich domain-containing protein, whose protein sequence is MRKYLSLTALLASSALAASVTVNPASTAQKVTGFGGASVYYQSWIKNLPAADQEALFDTAFTGLNISLLRVGNWYQDEDITKIQDDIDIVKAAKTRLGDHMKIQMSSWSAPAKLKPSGNLNGKVDGQKIKSQNTLKPSNSDPYGKYVYSDFANWWKKSLEAYKAAGISPDYVSLQNEPDMEADYEETLFEPTETNEIAGYKEALNAVYDAVKGQTKLIGPEPLGIGYSNFEKYAKELDANKLDGYSYHLYHAGDGNDNSGNNYLDPENFRKPMKAIADVYGKGDKPIIMTEFCPMLDEPREKDMLGLAQIMQIGFTDGRLSGYIAWQLFWGYHSQMIGVCPGAGWDLDGSGKYVCDDAGFKIFPEYHAMRHYSKFVNPGASVIATATDDANLKTVAFLSANGDSISTILINTGSTAIQLDNPAITGYGLVTAVQSKENGLKSKNISVAACTVLPARSITTLVYKKGAAAATVATCKDETSDASYVEPIIVPTDDVVIVDYTTSTDVSGWQAMDDKLSDVTYGTTAIDGIAGYASVPLAGCDQSEESCGYQNQLLNISTEGAKALASCASLVITMRSQGTSDAYVNVGGAAGGSWVDYEYGKLAAGSKWSETKVSLKKEGENGSTALTFNSESAGIYIAKIVATGCTGTGSIKMTRRSIVNDSKTQAYIFDMNGNLVWKGRKGEALNDNGTLKPSIRQGAYILKTKSNAQRVFKK, encoded by the coding sequence ATGAGAAAATACTTGTCTTTAACGGCATTGCTCGCTTCTAGCGCACTTGCCGCAAGCGTAACGGTTAACCCCGCCTCCACCGCCCAGAAAGTTACGGGTTTCGGTGGCGCAAGCGTTTACTACCAGAGCTGGATCAAGAACCTCCCCGCAGCAGACCAAGAAGCCCTTTTCGACACCGCATTCACGGGTCTTAACATTTCTTTGCTCCGCGTGGGTAACTGGTACCAGGACGAAGACATCACAAAAATCCAGGACGACATCGACATCGTCAAGGCCGCCAAGACCCGCCTCGGCGACCACATGAAAATCCAGATGTCCAGCTGGTCTGCTCCGGCAAAGCTCAAGCCGAGCGGCAACTTGAACGGTAAAGTGGACGGACAAAAGATCAAGAGCCAGAACACGCTCAAGCCCTCGAACAGCGACCCGTATGGCAAATACGTCTACAGTGATTTTGCCAACTGGTGGAAGAAGAGCCTCGAAGCCTACAAGGCCGCAGGCATCTCTCCGGACTATGTTTCTCTCCAGAACGAACCAGACATGGAAGCCGATTATGAAGAAACTCTCTTCGAACCGACAGAAACTAACGAAATCGCCGGTTACAAGGAAGCCTTGAACGCCGTCTATGACGCCGTGAAGGGACAGACCAAGCTAATCGGCCCGGAACCGCTCGGTATTGGCTACAGCAACTTTGAAAAGTACGCCAAGGAACTCGACGCCAACAAACTCGACGGCTACTCCTACCACCTTTACCATGCCGGTGACGGAAACGACAACTCCGGCAACAACTACCTCGATCCGGAAAACTTCCGCAAGCCGATGAAGGCCATCGCCGACGTTTACGGTAAGGGCGACAAGCCCATCATCATGACGGAATTCTGCCCGATGCTCGACGAACCGCGCGAAAAGGACATGCTCGGTCTCGCCCAGATCATGCAGATTGGCTTTACCGACGGTCGCCTCTCTGGCTACATCGCCTGGCAGCTTTTCTGGGGTTACCACTCCCAGATGATTGGCGTCTGCCCGGGTGCAGGCTGGGACCTCGACGGCAGCGGCAAGTACGTCTGTGACGACGCCGGCTTCAAGATTTTCCCGGAATACCACGCCATGCGCCACTATTCCAAGTTCGTGAACCCGGGGGCAAGCGTCATTGCCACCGCAACTGACGACGCAAACCTCAAGACGGTCGCCTTCCTCAGCGCAAACGGCGATTCCATCTCGACCATCCTTATCAATACGGGTAGCACCGCCATCCAGCTCGACAATCCGGCCATCACAGGCTACGGCCTCGTTACCGCCGTGCAGTCCAAGGAAAACGGCCTCAAGAGCAAGAACATCTCTGTTGCAGCATGCACCGTTCTCCCGGCACGTTCCATCACGACTCTCGTTTATAAGAAGGGCGCAGCAGCAGCCACAGTTGCAACCTGCAAGGACGAGACAAGCGATGCAAGCTACGTCGAACCGATTATCGTTCCGACAGATGACGTTGTGATTGTCGACTACACGACTTCGACCGACGTTTCTGGCTGGCAGGCCATGGATGACAAGCTCTCCGACGTCACCTACGGCACAACTGCCATCGACGGCATTGCAGGCTACGCCAGCGTTCCGCTCGCCGGCTGCGACCAGTCCGAAGAATCTTGCGGCTACCAGAACCAGCTCTTGAACATCAGCACCGAAGGCGCCAAGGCTCTCGCCTCTTGTGCAAGCCTCGTCATCACGATGCGTAGCCAGGGCACTTCTGACGCTTACGTGAACGTGGGCGGCGCTGCAGGTGGTAGCTGGGTCGATTACGAATACGGCAAGCTCGCCGCAGGTTCCAAGTGGAGCGAAACCAAGGTCTCCCTCAAGAAGGAAGGCGAAAACGGTTCTACCGCCCTCACCTTCAACAGCGAATCCGCAGGCATCTACATTGCAAAGATTGTCGCCACGGGCTGCACGGGCACGGGCTCTATCAAGATGACCCGCCGCTCCATCGTCAACGACTCTAAGACTCAGGCTTACATTTTTGACATGAACGGCAACCTTGTATGGAAGGGCCGCAAGGGCGAAGCCCTCAACGACAACGGCACGCTCAAGCCGAGCATCCGCCAGGGCGCCTACATTTTGAAGACAAAGTCTAACGCCCAACGCGTCTTCAAGAAGTAA
- a CDS encoding TIGR02171 family protein — protein MQRQMLLVEGSKDTVILGTNKNGAKIDESPEMEVLLDYDYWVDVHKVTCGEFKSVIDESVVENRIDCGPDSLPVVNVTFFDAVLFANEKSKTENLDTVYEYSSAEFDKDGRCVNLAGLSFHLNRKGFRLPTEAEWVKVASQKDKCLDCFEREKEYVNDYKGIFKNEVMINYAGASSTNDVDERIIKGGASSSLYSRGGTYPVSPSTYDDYIGFRLAIGVIPDAAFLDQGGKIVNSPVKVVSSVLKLWDYTKTSKVKLVFKNEATGNLNYIDYDNESKVVELVDSVPAYHPDISPDGSKVAYCTGIEGLDRKSQVYVRNLDDGNSGIVKLDVESAAIPRWNVLESGDTVITYVTGAGNNSSEKSFKSMSTWQVPFANGKFGKPVKLFDGSYHGGVSEDGRLAVTGSKILRANVNGKETVWYNGEQSCNVSLSRDFSKRTSFLDFHSATGEKFVGDKYKVHEILFVADSTGKLIQYVKAPYGYAFDHPEWVTGRVNQNIVATFTNSDGAHSKIVLVHLPDSSITYLVEGDELWHPSLWVREAASSSSSESVMKNVLLDEDSAGFYVKDNEFQEAHWSYKMELVWTYWDSADVVILGSSRPQHGIIPALFSDQFSVVNLASAHGCMHSSYYMALNYVLPHYKKLKYIIIEIALDRLWLTKQNSFFNLRSQNIKGYVYDANHDFWKSGIPEGLKEMTHEVPKVSSYAANLTGRGAMPLNSCGNWRSSVYAERDTAWLDTGRVRLEETLLYLTEIIELAGQKGIKVIGVEMPQNPNYKNVNAYGKYGLRNSDAPEIIEQIESLTKKYSNFTFFDQHKMGKHDYLKGMNYDDDHLCRAGAEQITHRLDSLLKTLD, from the coding sequence ATGCAGAGGCAAATGTTGCTTGTCGAGGGGTCCAAGGATACTGTTATACTGGGCACAAATAAGAACGGTGCCAAAATAGACGAATCTCCGGAAATGGAAGTCTTGCTCGACTATGATTATTGGGTGGACGTCCATAAGGTAACTTGTGGTGAATTTAAGTCGGTCATTGATGAATCGGTTGTTGAAAATCGCATCGATTGTGGCCCGGATAGCTTGCCTGTTGTCAATGTGACTTTTTTTGATGCCGTTCTCTTTGCGAATGAAAAAAGTAAAACAGAAAATTTGGACACTGTCTATGAATATTCTAGTGCGGAATTTGACAAAGACGGCCGTTGCGTGAATCTTGCAGGGCTATCTTTCCATCTCAATAGGAAGGGGTTTAGGCTTCCGACCGAAGCGGAATGGGTTAAGGTGGCCTCACAAAAAGATAAATGCCTGGATTGCTTCGAAAGAGAGAAGGAGTATGTCAACGACTACAAGGGTATTTTCAAAAATGAGGTCATGATAAATTATGCGGGCGCTTCCAGTACAAATGATGTCGATGAGCGAATTATCAAGGGTGGAGCTTCGTCAAGCCTTTATTCAAGAGGGGGAACGTATCCTGTAAGTCCATCTACCTATGATGACTATATTGGATTTCGTTTGGCGATTGGCGTAATCCCTGATGCGGCTTTTTTGGATCAAGGCGGAAAAATCGTAAATTCTCCTGTCAAAGTGGTTTCATCGGTATTGAAACTGTGGGATTACACAAAGACATCCAAAGTTAAGCTTGTCTTTAAGAACGAAGCTACAGGGAACCTCAATTACATTGATTATGACAACGAAAGTAAAGTTGTTGAACTAGTGGATTCGGTGCCGGCTTATCACCCGGATATTTCACCGGATGGGAGCAAGGTTGCCTATTGTACGGGTATTGAGGGGCTAGATCGCAAGTCTCAGGTTTATGTCCGTAATTTGGATGATGGCAACTCTGGTATTGTGAAATTGGATGTAGAAAGTGCCGCGATTCCTCGCTGGAATGTTTTAGAAAGTGGCGATACCGTTATTACCTATGTGACGGGAGCCGGTAACAATTCGAGCGAAAAATCCTTCAAGAGCATGAGCACGTGGCAAGTTCCTTTTGCAAACGGAAAGTTCGGAAAACCTGTTAAGTTGTTTGATGGTTCGTACCATGGTGGTGTCAGCGAAGACGGAAGGCTTGCCGTTACGGGGTCGAAAATTCTTCGGGCTAATGTCAACGGAAAAGAGACTGTCTGGTATAATGGGGAACAATCTTGCAATGTGTCGCTTTCGAGAGATTTTAGCAAGCGTACGTCATTTCTCGATTTCCATAGCGCCACGGGTGAAAAATTTGTGGGCGATAAGTACAAGGTTCATGAAATTCTATTTGTGGCGGATAGTACCGGAAAACTTATTCAATATGTAAAGGCTCCTTATGGTTATGCTTTTGACCATCCTGAATGGGTGACTGGGCGCGTGAACCAGAATATTGTGGCGACCTTTACAAATTCGGATGGCGCTCATTCAAAAATTGTCCTCGTCCATTTGCCCGATAGCTCTATTACATATCTTGTCGAAGGCGATGAATTGTGGCATCCGAGTCTTTGGGTTCGTGAAGCGGCTAGCTCCAGTTCTTCAGAAAGTGTAATGAAGAACGTTTTGTTGGATGAAGATAGTGCGGGTTTTTATGTGAAAGACAATGAATTCCAGGAAGCGCACTGGAGTTATAAGATGGAACTTGTCTGGACTTATTGGGATTCTGCGGATGTCGTTATTTTGGGGTCTTCAAGGCCTCAGCACGGTATAATTCCGGCCTTGTTCAGTGATCAGTTTTCGGTAGTCAATCTAGCGAGTGCGCACGGGTGTATGCATTCTTCCTATTATATGGCGTTGAACTACGTGTTGCCACATTATAAAAAGCTGAAGTACATTATCATAGAAATTGCACTTGATAGGCTATGGCTGACAAAACAGAATAGTTTCTTTAATCTTAGGAGCCAAAATATCAAGGGGTATGTTTACGATGCCAATCACGATTTCTGGAAGTCCGGCATTCCAGAAGGTCTTAAGGAAATGACGCATGAAGTGCCCAAGGTGTCTTCTTATGCGGCTAACTTGACTGGGCGTGGGGCAATGCCTTTGAACAGCTGTGGCAACTGGAGGTCGTCTGTTTATGCGGAACGCGATACGGCATGGCTAGATACGGGGCGAGTCCGTCTTGAAGAAACTTTGCTCTACTTGACCGAAATTATAGAGCTCGCAGGTCAAAAAGGAATTAAGGTGATTGGGGTAGAAATGCCGCAAAATCCGAATTACAAGAACGTGAATGCTTACGGAAAGTACGGGTTGCGCAATAGCGATGCTCCTGAAATCATCGAACAGATTGAATCTTTGACTAAAAAGTACAGCAATTTCACGTTCTTTGACCAGCACAAGATGGGGAAACACGATTATCTGAAAGGCATGAATTACGATGATGACCACCTCTGTCGTGCGGGTGCCGAGCAAATAACCCACCGTCTGGATTCCCTGTTGAAAACATTGGACTGA
- a CDS encoding Rpn family recombination-promoting nuclease/putative transposase, which translates to MVNDNNTTTKPYIVKNADGVEYLLPYYPATFRALLDDKDTIRDLLNSILELDHDHEIVDLSYAFEKYIDVFMPGDEPMRLDVWVSTRDNRFMNIELQNREHPFFLDRMQLYNAYLTIRGKHDYNRSEQFLAMSEKEKMAHYYEVPETVSIWLCRFPILEPREIYKDTWTLYSKHDVKTGKALPLFPKNKYIIVDLVKFLKLRKGVNSREDFWLRLISRGPLEVPESEYPLLKNALDRLRVSNADPELLKKMEQFMFDEMHAYDAVIAENFLKGKTEGKAEG; encoded by the coding sequence ATGGTAAATGATAATAATACAACTACAAAACCATATATCGTCAAAAACGCAGATGGCGTAGAATACTTGCTCCCGTATTATCCGGCGACTTTCCGTGCGTTGCTGGATGACAAGGACACGATTCGTGACCTGCTGAATAGTATTCTTGAACTTGACCATGACCACGAAATCGTAGACCTCAGTTACGCATTCGAAAAGTATATCGACGTGTTTATGCCGGGCGATGAACCCATGCGACTTGACGTGTGGGTGTCGACACGTGACAATCGCTTCATGAATATCGAGTTGCAAAACCGCGAACATCCGTTCTTTTTGGACCGTATGCAACTTTACAACGCGTATCTAACGATACGTGGCAAGCATGATTATAATCGGTCGGAACAGTTCCTTGCGATGTCCGAAAAGGAAAAGATGGCTCATTATTACGAGGTTCCTGAAACTGTTTCCATTTGGCTTTGTAGGTTCCCGATTTTGGAGCCGAGGGAAATCTACAAGGATACATGGACGCTGTATAGCAAACACGATGTAAAGACGGGAAAGGCCTTGCCGCTGTTCCCGAAAAATAAATATATTATTGTCGATTTGGTGAAGTTCTTGAAGCTTCGCAAGGGCGTGAACTCCCGTGAAGATTTCTGGCTTAGGCTTATTTCAAGGGGCCCGCTTGAAGTCCCCGAATCGGAATACCCTCTTCTTAAGAATGCTTTGGATCGCCTGCGGGTAAGCAATGCGGATCCTGAACTTTTGAAAAAAATGGAGCAATTCATGTTCGACGAAATGCATGCATACGATGCCGTTATTGCTGAGAATTTTCTCAAGGGTAAGACTGAAGGAAAGGCTGAAGGCTAG
- a CDS encoding sugar transferase: MERILLILSDFAALSICFALAFWVQFHSGLIVDKFDPSKTFASYWQFGLVLNIGWLTLFAFAGLYRSWLLLSRTHQVLRVLRAVVIGVVLIIVCLFGAEFMGKVFTNQPLNEGYLYGSRFPWIFIYGGLAILLVGLFRMLIYVFLRALLRKGYGANNILVLGATEAGKKIARDLAKTPARGQRVVGFVDERYQVLPKKFAKVPVLGKYSDLPALVKKYKVSGIIIAHESTSPQEIMRVLVWICELPLHIYIVPELYSVVNGRFKANLVYGFELQELFAFTMPPWQVRVKRIIDIAFGLFLGLLSLPVCLFAAIAIKLDDHGPVFYSQERIGLYGKPFTVYKFRTMRTDAEKFGAQWATKKDPRITRIGRFLRKTRIDELPQILCVLKGDMSMVGPRPERAVFIGKLREQIPFYISRLKMKPGLTGWAQVCHHYDTSIEDVQIKLQYDMYYYENMSLLLDFQILARTVYVVLTGKGAQ, translated from the coding sequence ATGGAACGAATTCTCTTAATCCTCTCGGATTTTGCAGCTTTGTCGATTTGCTTCGCCTTGGCGTTTTGGGTTCAGTTCCATAGTGGCCTTATCGTAGACAAGTTCGACCCGAGCAAGACGTTCGCAAGCTATTGGCAGTTTGGACTCGTCTTGAATATCGGGTGGCTGACCTTGTTTGCCTTTGCCGGATTGTATCGTTCCTGGCTTTTGTTATCAAGAACACACCAGGTGCTGCGTGTACTTCGCGCTGTTGTAATCGGTGTGGTCTTGATTATAGTTTGTCTCTTCGGTGCCGAGTTCATGGGGAAGGTCTTTACGAACCAACCGCTCAATGAAGGCTACCTCTATGGTTCCCGGTTCCCGTGGATTTTTATTTACGGCGGCCTTGCAATTTTGCTTGTCGGCCTGTTCCGTATGCTCATCTATGTCTTTTTGCGGGCATTGCTCCGTAAGGGCTATGGGGCGAACAACATTCTCGTGCTTGGCGCTACTGAAGCGGGTAAAAAGATTGCCCGTGACTTGGCGAAGACTCCGGCTCGTGGTCAGCGTGTTGTTGGCTTTGTCGATGAACGCTACCAGGTCTTGCCGAAAAAGTTTGCGAAGGTTCCGGTTCTCGGCAAGTATTCCGATTTGCCTGCACTTGTCAAGAAGTACAAGGTCAGCGGCATTATCATTGCGCACGAAAGTACTTCTCCGCAAGAGATTATGCGCGTGCTCGTCTGGATTTGCGAACTCCCGCTCCATATTTACATTGTTCCTGAACTTTATAGCGTCGTGAATGGCCGCTTCAAGGCAAACCTCGTTTACGGTTTTGAATTGCAGGAACTTTTTGCGTTTACGATGCCGCCTTGGCAGGTTCGCGTCAAGCGCATTATCGATATTGCTTTTGGCTTGTTCCTCGGACTTTTGTCTCTCCCGGTCTGCCTGTTTGCCGCTATTGCAATCAAGCTCGATGACCATGGTCCGGTTTTCTATTCGCAGGAACGCATTGGCCTTTACGGCAAGCCGTTTACGGTCTACAAGTTCCGCACGATGCGTACCGATGCTGAAAAGTTCGGTGCCCAGTGGGCTACCAAGAAGGACCCGCGCATTACACGAATTGGCCGCTTCTTGCGCAAGACCCGCATTGATGAACTTCCGCAGATTCTTTGTGTTTTGAAAGGCGATATGAGCATGGTGGGCCCGCGTCCGGAACGTGCCGTGTTTATCGGCAAGCTCCGTGAACAGATCCCGTTCTACATCAGCCGCCTCAAGATGAAACCGGGCCTCACAGGCTGGGCTCAGGTTTGCCACCACTACGATACGAGCATCGAAGACGTGCAGATCAAGCTCCAGTACGACATGTACTATTACGAGAACATGAGCTTGCTTCTGGACTTCCAGATTTTGGCTCGAACAGTTTATGTTGTTTTAACCGGAAAAGGCGCACAGTAA
- a CDS encoding sugar transferase, protein MEQEAVNPTIGSILNEQKLKNIVYPARLFKARLNEEFLRANRTRKPFLFIKIYSHQYDVLGWGRPSKIVENTWKISVLTMFSHLRFIDVLGYLSDNSGIGIILLNSDMSTLEGIRKEILHKLNDAGLIQALRHKPKAPIFQAYLYTGYQEKDNLEMDDKLKEFNSTNGSFFTLNRLNLSDIWVHPHKIRFRHIIKRIVDITCTSVALIVLSPLLLFCALAVKISDPKGPVIFKQTRVGKNGALFTMYKFRSMYVDAEERKKELMAQNETGGKTFKMKNDPRIYPFGHVLRKFSLDELPQLINILKGDMSIVGPRPPIPSEVAEYEPWHRMRLSVTPGLTCIWQVSGRSNIPFEGQMRLDNDYIRRDGKLGDDFKLILKTFKVVFKGDGAY, encoded by the coding sequence ATGGAACAGGAAGCAGTAAATCCGACTATCGGTTCAATCCTTAACGAGCAAAAGTTAAAGAATATCGTTTACCCCGCAAGGCTCTTCAAGGCGAGGTTGAACGAGGAATTTTTGCGCGCGAACCGCACCCGCAAGCCTTTCCTTTTCATCAAGATTTATTCGCACCAGTACGACGTGCTCGGCTGGGGCCGTCCGTCCAAAATTGTCGAAAACACGTGGAAAATCAGCGTTCTTACGATGTTTTCGCACCTGCGCTTTATCGACGTTCTCGGTTATCTGAGCGACAATAGCGGTATCGGCATCATCCTCTTGAATTCCGACATGAGCACGCTCGAAGGCATCCGCAAGGAGATCCTCCACAAGCTCAATGACGCAGGGCTCATCCAGGCACTCCGCCACAAGCCCAAGGCCCCTATTTTCCAGGCATACCTTTACACCGGATACCAGGAAAAGGACAACCTCGAAATGGACGACAAGTTGAAGGAATTCAACAGCACTAACGGAAGCTTCTTCACGCTGAACCGTTTGAACCTTTCTGACATCTGGGTCCACCCGCACAAGATCCGCTTTAGGCACATCATCAAGAGGATTGTAGACATCACCTGCACGTCTGTTGCATTGATTGTACTCTCTCCGCTCCTGCTGTTCTGTGCGCTCGCCGTCAAAATCAGCGACCCGAAGGGCCCGGTCATCTTCAAGCAGACTCGCGTTGGCAAGAACGGCGCGTTGTTCACCATGTACAAGTTCCGCAGCATGTACGTTGACGCCGAAGAACGCAAAAAAGAACTCATGGCCCAGAACGAGACTGGCGGCAAGACCTTCAAGATGAAGAACGACCCGCGTATTTACCCGTTCGGACACGTTCTCCGCAAGTTCAGCCTCGATGAACTGCCGCAGCTCATCAACATTCTCAAAGGCGACATGTCCATTGTCGGACCTCGCCCGCCGATTCCGTCTGAAGTGGCTGAATACGAGCCGTGGCACCGCATGCGCCTTTCCGTGACGCCGGGCCTTACCTGCATTTGGCAGGTCAGTGGCCGCAGCAACATCCCGTTCGAAGGTCAGATGCGCCTTGACAACGACTATATCCGTCGCGATGGTAAGCTCGGGGACGACTTCAAGCTCATCTTGAAGACGTTCAAGGTCGTGTTCAAGGGCGACGGCGCTTACTAG
- a CDS encoding homoserine dehydrogenase: MLRIGLIGTGTVGGGVIQILEQKIAEYKEKLGVELELSCICAKSEEEVAPYKAKGYKVSTNADEMIAGDDIDVLVELAGGYNMPRKWILAALESGKHVVTANKALLAKYGHEIFPLAAKKGLHVLFEAAVGGGIPIIRSLQEGLLGSTVEHLSCIINGTCNYILSRMAEEGLDFDVVLKDAQKLGFAEADPTFDIEGIDSAHKTALLASLCSGKRVDFEKIHVTGISKITAQDIAFAKELGCCVKLLGIYHREGDRVDARVHPCFVPNTNLLSNVNGVINAVYLKCDNLGETVQTGAGAGRLPTASAVVADLVSLARSTDQGSRKALPMGWFNVENSATLVPISETSARYYLRFTSRDACGVLAKITKILADNNISIETIIQKNVNDPGKVSIVVITEKTLDSKLSKAVDAVNSLSEIVEKSQVIRFLA, encoded by the coding sequence ATGTTGCGTATTGGTTTAATTGGCACGGGTACCGTTGGTGGTGGTGTCATTCAGATTCTTGAACAGAAGATTGCCGAATATAAGGAAAAGCTTGGCGTTGAGTTGGAACTCTCCTGCATTTGCGCCAAGTCCGAAGAAGAAGTGGCCCCGTACAAGGCTAAGGGCTACAAGGTCTCGACCAATGCCGACGAAATGATTGCTGGCGACGATATCGACGTGCTCGTGGAACTCGCCGGTGGCTACAACATGCCGCGCAAGTGGATCCTCGCTGCTCTCGAAAGCGGCAAGCACGTGGTGACGGCTAACAAGGCTCTCCTCGCCAAGTACGGTCACGAAATTTTCCCGCTTGCTGCAAAGAAGGGCTTGCATGTCCTGTTCGAAGCCGCTGTCGGCGGTGGCATTCCTATTATCCGTAGCCTGCAGGAAGGCCTGCTCGGTTCTACGGTGGAACACCTGAGCTGCATCATTAACGGTACTTGCAACTACATCTTGAGCCGCATGGCCGAAGAAGGTCTCGACTTCGACGTCGTCTTGAAGGACGCCCAAAAGCTCGGCTTTGCCGAAGCAGACCCGACTTTCGATATCGAAGGTATCGACTCCGCCCACAAGACGGCCCTCCTCGCAAGCCTTTGCAGCGGCAAGCGCGTGGACTTCGAAAAGATTCACGTTACCGGTATTTCCAAGATTACCGCCCAGGATATCGCATTTGCCAAGGAACTTGGCTGCTGCGTGAAGCTCCTCGGCATCTACCACCGTGAAGGTGACCGCGTGGACGCCCGTGTCCATCCGTGCTTCGTCCCGAACACGAACTTGCTTTCTAACGTGAACGGCGTCATCAATGCTGTTTACCTCAAGTGCGACAACCTCGGCGAAACGGTTCAGACCGGTGCCGGTGCAGGCCGCCTCCCGACCGCATCTGCAGTTGTTGCCGACCTCGTGTCTCTCGCTCGTTCTACCGACCAGGGCAGCCGCAAGGCACTCCCGATGGGCTGGTTCAACGTCGAAAACTCTGCAACGCTCGTTCCTATCTCCGAAACTAGCGCCCGCTACTACCTCCGCTTCACGTCCCGTGACGCTTGCGGTGTGCTCGCCAAGATTACGAAGATCCTTGCAGACAACAACATCTCTATCGAAACGATTATCCAGAAGAACGTGAACGACCCGGGCAAGGTGTCCATCGTCGTGATTACGGAAAAGACTCTCGACAGCAAGCTTTCCAAGGCTGTCGATGCAGTGAACTCTCTCTCTGAAATCGTTGAGAAGAGCCAGGTTATCCGCTTCCTCGCTTAA